The window tacatttacaattgaaataatcactactaacaagaatgttgttgcagattacttgtcaagacaaagctacccaaaccgacccagataatacaatggaaaatctACTCTTAGCCATGACTACACTTTGTAAGAAAGTGAAAAGTATGGATGAAGAGATACAGATAATAAGAAAAACAGCTAGTAGTCAACAGCATGACTCAaaaaatgcggagataagacgatcggaagtctctaaaattccagagctagaaggtgacgttgagaaacacctaaaaactcataacagtttgCTAAATACAGTTGCAGGAAGCAGCACAGCTAGCAGTGCAtctgcaaagaagaaggaagaaattaaacccAGATACACAAACATAAATATgaacaatttattttcaaaaccgttcgtacagaaaaatatccaaaatacccagaaCGAAATATTCCTACCACCTCAGATAAATACCTACAAAGAAAGTCTGAACCAagccaaaaagacatacaaccatataacccgtacatatatagacaatatacacaaaatacaaaattttttaaacaaaaacccaagatcccaaactacccaGAATCCAAATGAAGATTATATTACCCATTATCTAACTGGATACAATAAATTAATAGCCCtaccaaatacaaatgcaaaactagtaGCCACTTGCTATAATTATGGATTACTAGATACTGTATATACACAAACAGGACAAGAGATAGCTACCATACCAGAGCTACACAGAGCATTTATGCAATACAAAAGAATAACTAAAGGAACATTATTCTATATACGATTTTATTCAGCCACAGCAGAGATATTATATGAAGAGATAAAGCCTATTatacaagttatcaagatcggacttacaagAGAAATGCTCGTaccagaaagaatagaagaacaagaagagatagaaaaaataaatattccagacttttatgcaaataaaaggattattggaatatccactatactaaatgagctggcaaacaactacctaaatcagaatgctatttggagttattattcaagagaacaaacaatgatatattcaaattGCAGAGAAATACGAGAAGCAGATATGGAGGAATTAAGACAATGGGTCTTAAGTCTTTTAAAACCAGAACAACCTACAACtacaagagctataaggacaaacTTCATTTCTCCAGAACTgttaacaagatattgcaagcTAATCAGCCACAAATATCCAGAccacatatgctcaaaatgcaaagAAGAAGATAACattgttccagacgtacaactggaataaCCGAGAAGAAGACGACAAGCTAGACGACAAAAAAACTATGGCAGACAAGATAAAGCAAAAGATttagattctttttcttttttaaataatgttattttgttttttgtaaaagtcgtaaagtaaatagtTCTTTACTTTATAAAAGTAAGAGTCagtctcatgaacagtaaaggtcgttcatgaatagtaagagtcagtctCATGAACAGTAAAAGTCGTTCATGAACAGTAAGAGTCATTTTGTAATCTTTAAATAGCCTTTCGATTATGAATAAAAAAACAGGCTACTTTTAAAACCAGAACAACCTAAgtaaaaatggtatcagagctatagattaaaaatgaacaaagaagaatTTGCTATAGACGAAAAAACATATGAAAACCAAGAtggattgaaaataaaaataatattttcaaatttaggcagaagatataaaaaaataggagaccaattatacctaatgatagaaaaagaaacagcaagattagaagatagccTGACAGCTATGACGAGAataagtaaagaaaatgaagaaattgataagaaaaaagaaattgaaattattaaaaatcaagcaaacaaggaaatacaacaattagaagaaacaaaaaacacaaaaattatagcattagaaaaagaattaaacatgttaaaagcactatatgaaaacaagcaaagagagaaaaataaagaaatagaattaacagatgagataaataaatttaaacaaatattacaaccaGAAGAAATTCCCAGAATTGATGAAATAgatagaattgaagaaatagataacaatataaatgaccaaaagtcagaatcaagtgaaataagtgaaacatataccgaacttttagaaaatatagaaaaaataaaaaatatagaaataaatacAGAAGATGTAGATATGGATGAAAAACCTAGTACATCAGGTGTTAAAAATCCAAAAGGATtatacccaaattattatacagctaactatgaacaacataatagaaataatacactatgggatagtagactaaataggaaatggacaccaaaaccaatatctgaacaatataactttttagatttagattgcgtagcagatataaataaaacaatccaactatggataggatatttatctaaacaattggtagataataaaataggaatggcagaaacaccaggatatatagaaagaacactcataggaacagtaaaattatggttgcacaatttaacaaaagaaagtatagataccttaagaagtaataaaaaatttaatggtgaaatagcaacaacaaatatagaaatattatacaaatatgaaatagccataagaaacgaatttagtagtatgactacagaaattgaagaacaaaataaggaaaaacaaataaataaaaacctaataacaaaattagcaatatgtaatatgtgctatatagacgaatatacttgtgcatttaaagaatattattataaaggaacatataatacagaagaaggcaaagaaataagaaaattatatttcacaaaattaccagaacctttttatctcttgcctattaaattcctttattttacgttgcgacttgagactagacttgtgtagagtgataaacttgctattgtagagattcgacgggcttcatgattagccgcaaaattattgtactcctcttacgaatttctcccgcattATGCATTTCATCAAAATGTTTCCCTTAAATATTTATACctcacacgtctattcgtgagtggggtcaataacccgttaaagcttcttattctaatgggatcgggccgttcgcctcggtagtttaatagattcatctatggttcgtgccgttcgacccttggcagtgcgcacattatgatgggatcgtaTCGTTCATCTCGGCAGGATTAtttatcacactctcatgggagcgggccgttctcctcggcaatataatagatgtatatATGGTTCGTGtagttcgaccctcgacagtgcacatattatgatgggatcgggttgtacgcctcggcatttctataaatatACTCTTacgaaatcgtgcgtaataattgacaagaagccagtatatctgcgagttttcctaatttgaactgtgacgacctatcgggtgaggtccattatatatatgcACTCCGATTGtggaggtaactactagctgagagcttgagttattgctgagaggaaaATTTTACAATgtatttatacttgttgtttcgtttatttactctggCTCACATCTGtatacttctactgtatctgtcttattagatcactagtaagtgtcgatgtcgacccctcgtcactacttctctagggttaggctagatacttactaggtatgcattgatttacgtactcatgctacacttattgtgcaggtacatatatgtctggtggccttttgggcgcaaaggcgcggttattgcggggacttcagcgtgagctgcattccatgttatgatccgcagcttgcagagtctccattagagttatttatattctcctgtctgatttgtattccagatagatgttgtatttaattatatttcctagttgatgctcgtgcacttgtgacaccgggtttggggGGTTCCTacgagttgttcattattgtagttcatgtaaatattatcatttatgtcacgccccaaacctgaaggggcgtggccggcacccggtaccatactcggcccgagcgtaccactctgtaactgtgaactctagaggaataaccctcaacctaggccgatgaggccatattctgaatcatctgaaaatatcgttTGTCTCATCTaaagggtaaacatacccaaaaactcatatagtattatacaaactatacaggacttgtctacaagcctctagagatagttgaactgtatcatggtcgggacagggcctcgacctacccatcaaacctgtatatatataaaacggactccaaggtctagacctggtaactccggggaagtggagcttaccaaccaagctgatatttggctctgtctactgggaaggtctatccagctgtctatcaggacctgcaggcatgaaatgcagtgtccccagcaaagggacgtcaatacaaataatgtactgagtatgtaaggcaacaaaataactgaaagctgaaaccgaattgatgatataataacggaatgtaactgggagtcaaaaataatctgaagatatgcttacctactaatactgactcaactctctccatatagtatgtaaaatagttgtccggccttataaggcttggtatgtgtaactgccctgccatagtaggctcgctcataggcgctcggccatactaggctctgtatctcggccattctgggctcgctcataggcgctcggccacagtaggctcggtatataacttaccatctgatcagaggttgcccaataggggcctgcccaccgattatagctcgatggtggtaaaaaatactgtaacactgtatatatatactttctgCTCTCTTAGCTGAAATAggacaatactaaactgaatatgaagtacCGATatgggagaatactgtaacttctgagactaggataatgtgaataaattcaggaatacgaacttctctttatgcctcgttatcaaactcatgtagttacgagatcatgccaaaatgaagaaaggtttagccttaacataccttatcacaatctttctaatcaccaacttgaactcgccttttctcaccttaatctacaacaacgataataatactatcattaagttataaaaggtacaactaacgcacaacgaacggcaagcttattttgtattaaaacggacagcatctcccctataatccttacttcctccaaattcaagataacaccacaacaccaaaaacaacaataacaacatatatacattagtttctaaccttatgcacaccacacaatactacaaaacagcccaacacaacccaatctcttcatacacaaaacgaccaccgtagtagtgtcaacaacccgaaattgttatgatgaacgaccagcccagcatcctgcatttatgtggtgtttatccacacccttcctcctccaaaactccacaaaacagtagtaaaacacgctgcccaacagcaccacaaaacagtccataaagcagtccacaaaacagtccactacaagtgaataactcaaactcacggcttccgatcaccgtcccgtgagttcttacaaatatagaacgacttactatgcatatacagcagaaaaaaatggatgaaagagagaagtaaacttaccttatttgttggataactcagctcctatcttggttcttcaaactctaggctttacctccaattagaacttgaaagggagagaaaatcaattggggtttgtgggaaatgtttgggaggatttttgcagagattaagtctggttatttttccctattatcagcctaatatatgaaggggataggcctttaaaaaggcctctttgaacgacccgaaTTGGCCCATTTATGGACGACCCGAACAGGCCCAGTTTTTTGGAttttcgtttaagcaagtaggtgatagTCTACGCAGTCTCGGAAAAactcccatatctctctactctgatgtcgtattgacaaacagtttaatgcgttggaaattagactcatagatctttaatttgatgggtggaaaaccccataaatctacgtatattgggagaaaatgtcagttacattggacccaaagtttcagtaaaacttatgaacgtaacttgtgataactttcatcgacttttgttccaccactcgcttgacttcagaatataacacacgactatcatacgactaatataaatcataacatagcctccttatcatgttaaacaccctggtctcactccaaaagtacatgctataacattcccaatttgtcgattttcgacgaaatattatgtttttcaattcctttagcttctgaactttcCAACcatatttgtacttgttgttcatgatcttcaatatttgtaacctccgaggtaatatgattaacttactttgtaaacttttcaaatatgatttcatttttgagcttacatcaattgacttacgacgtactcgtacgtacgaaaacatgggttatAACAATTTAcctataaattctatttcatactatttaatgaatataaattatgatttcaaagtaataaaataagtaattaaattgatcaatcaccgttggcttgcctgacggtggcgttatgcgccatcacgacctataatggattttgggtcgcgacagcttggtatcagagcgttaggttcacttaggtctcacgagtcatgagctagtctagtagagtcatgcggatcggtacggagacgtctgtactcatcttcgagaggctacagggctgttaggagcacttaccttcttgatttcctcatcgtgcggtttgattccattgaggcatgtgcctttatttccttcctactcaatcttacgcGACGTGgggcgcttgttatcaattgggcattgaGGAGTTATAGTGGTACCGTAGACGTGGTGCATGATATTTTTCCCTGCatgttcgggcaggctattatcgacGCCTTGTGAAAGGATATTCTGTTGTTTCGGCTTAGTATCGGGGTTCCCTATGGTTTCGAGATTATGCACGGATTGCTATGATGtttatgcgttgttatcgcacaatgttggtgtaatggtagggttcttgtttatgtgtcgaggcagtgaatgacttgaaaggaggatttctcagtgcatgatttagaggttcatcatttaattccagcaaaggaaaggcaaccggactatggatgtttaggccttggttGATGAAGTGAcgggacttggtattttcgagcgtggtagaattctcatttgtgatgtggtatcgTCATCCTTGGTggaatgcattaaggttcgctggggttatggtcttcttcaatttgccttcaAGGCAGGATGTTGGGAAAGTGGCGCCTAAGAAGCGGTGGTCAGAGATAGCGGAGTGTAGCAGTTTCAGAATCAAATtggtgtttctagtgttgatggctcgagaaagatgatcttctaggaggtttagagttggtagcaattcattagtcCCTGTGCTAcatgtatggatttgatttgtggcaacatttgggcagcagagtatgaggaaggacatggagGGAGGTGTCTCGTAGTGGTTGGATTACTAGCAGGCCAAGTATAAAAATCAGAGGTAGAGAAGTTGCTTAAAAGAAAtagtttgaccgaagtgggagtggcagagtagcatatagaTTATGTGGTAGGACAATTACGTACCTTGAGGAAGATTAGAGCGATTTGGGTggcatggtggaaagtgactaggtccacAGATTATAATTGGAATAATGGTTATTGTACAGAGAAAGATTGAATATAatagaaaggagtttgcttgaaatgaagaggggtgtgaagatttgattatcatttcggatgcaacatgactttgagtttggaaggtattgttggactttcagttgatgtcaatggggaaggaacatacttgtacagctggtggacgagcatgggctcaggagggtttactgaactCGTTGTAGTTGTACCCGGTGCAACGttattggaagatgtcggtatggaatacCACAGGTAGGTTATCCCCTGTGAACATGTTAGcagttgcgtgattttgatgaggTTTCTACAAAGAGTGATGGTAGCTtagagctaagtgggggagcccaccgtctacgattggattgcgtggttgtctgcttgtgcagtttctggttatcaATGCGttagtggattatttatgactaagaaaagaaaatatcaggggtaattcgagcaaggaacGTGATGAATATGTGCTATACTTCACTTTATCGATTtaggtgcaggttttgggaaaacttagagtttatgcttttTGTGGATGTGATGCACAAGGGAAGCCGGTTGCTTCtctgagagggtgttcatgtgctagcagcgtgttagagtttgattatattcgggactaggttagaatgggtgactctcaacaacggttctagtgggttcaagaattaaagtatagtgcctaaggatttcgggttcGTAGTGTGATTAAGGACCAAGTTTTCGCAGTAGATTGCGAACgaaacttggaatgttctatgttatcattgggtatgcggtgcagtattggagtaaaggaagaaatagcttcggattcgtgGAAGGCATGCAGAATGGGTATACTAGTCGGAGATGTTATTGTGTGCATGaggagagtatgagatggttcaaaagtattgagacgatgtggtctcgtgatacgggtcactcgggatgagtgcggatttggttcATTATGtttgtgaatggagctattattatttccaaGGTAGgtcgagagtaaattggaagaagttgggttggttagtaatggttgaatcagcatgattgtggcaatgatcagttccttcagcgcgtgaagttatacatgtggtttgtggttgtacccGTGGGCTTGACAGTcaccacaacttgattgatttgggaggtatttgattcaaatggccttgtggtgTAAATGGATTCTGGAATAGTCATGGCGGTTTAGATGACGACTTAAGGTTTGTATTTTTTTGTGGTTCGGGGATTCAGTTGCGTATTGCATTggctcttctgaaatgagctaagtgaaaggtttctagccaatgaagtatttattctactggtagttcaggggctatgatgaattcgtgtattctcgcgtagcggtatgataggtgcagtgagcggcatgggaatttgaaagttgaggatcaaggttgcggttcagtgttgacaagaatgtcacgagctcggatgagcaggggagaatttagatgttcagagtaagctgacattttctttagtgtcacatGAGAACGGCGTTCTGTGAAAGCAGCTTGGTGTATTgatttgcagattcttgatttgctttacagaattagaacggttggtggtatggatgtgcagactttgctacctggtgcgaagGGTCGTGGGAGAGTATCCCGCGGGGAAATCTGTATAaatgtgacatgttagtcacttgattgtaaaagattgaaaccaagcatggagattatggtactatcgttaatgtgagagtctattcctttggttgtgaattgtgggaGTTGTTCCGGATTGAGACGTCTTGATTATTCaaacatgtgttgaggtcccatgtagcttgtggtgctatatgagcaggatggctctcgagatttagGTCATTTATCgcgccttagttgtgcttgggtttgtGGCATATTGCGTTATTCGTCTCCCCGGAGTTGTAtctttgcacttggcgtgcttgtggacgATATTCGGTATTccgtaggtataagcattatggcttgatgggtacgtccttatttattgttatgtgtggatcgggtggcatgccgccactgttacgttatttggatcgggttgcatccCGCAActgtatcatgtgtggatcgggttgcacgccgcaacagtgagatgttgagtacgtccccctatacttattttgtgtatttgtttctcattATCTGAGAAAG is drawn from Nicotiana tomentosiformis chromosome 12, ASM39032v3, whole genome shotgun sequence and contains these coding sequences:
- the LOC138903635 gene encoding uncharacterized protein, with translation MENLLLAMTTLCKKVKSMDEEIQIIRKTASSQQHDSKNAEIRRSEVSKIPELEGDVEKHLKTHNSLLNTVAGSSTASSASAKKKEEIKPRYTNINMNNLFSKPFVQKNIQNTQNEIFLPPQINTYKESLNQAKKTYNHITRTYIDNIHKIQNFLNKNPRSQTTQNPNEDYITHYLTGYNKLIALPNTNAKLVATCYNYGLLDTVYTQTGQEIATIPELHRAFMQYKRITKGTLFYIRFYSATAEILYEEIKPIIQVIKIGLTREMLVPERIEEQEEIEKINIPDFYANKRIIGISTILNELANNYLNQNAIWSYYSREQTMIYSNCREIREADMEELRQWVLSLLKPEQPTTTRAIRTNFISPELLTRYCKLISHKYPDHICSKCKEEDNIVPDVQLE